The following proteins are co-located in the Helicobacter acinonychis genome:
- a CDS encoding prephenate dehydrogenase, giving the protein MQAGIIGLGLMGGSLGLALQELGRFKSVIGYDHNALHAKLALTLGLVDECVEFEKILECDVIFLAIPVEGIIECLKKMTSIKKNATIIDLGGAKAQIIHNIPKSIRQNFIAAHPMCGTEFYGPKASVKGLYENALVILCDLEDSGVKQAELAKEIFLGIKARLIKMKSNEHDTHVAYISHLPHVLSYALANSVLKQNDPEMILSLAGGGFRDMSRLSKSSPLMWKDIFKQNRDNVLEAIQKCEKEIAQAKAWIENNDYESLAEWMAQANKLQEFM; this is encoded by the coding sequence ATGCAAGCCGGAATCATTGGTTTAGGGCTTATGGGAGGCAGTTTGGGATTGGCTTTGCAAGAATTAGGGCGTTTTAAAAGCGTTATAGGCTATGATCATAACGCCTTGCATGCTAAATTAGCCTTGACTTTGGGGCTTGTAGATGAATGTGTGGAATTTGAAAAGATTTTAGAATGCGATGTGATTTTTTTGGCCATTCCCGTTGAAGGCATTATTGAATGTTTAAAAAAAATGACTTCCATTAAAAAAAACGCAACGATCATTGATTTAGGGGGCGCTAAAGCTCAAATCATTCACAATATCCCTAAAAGCATTCGTCAAAATTTTATCGCTGCACACCCTATGTGTGGGACAGAATTTTATGGCCCTAAAGCGAGCGTTAAGGGGTTGTATGAAAACGCTCTAGTGATATTGTGCGATTTAGAAGATTCAGGGGTCAAGCAAGCAGAACTCGCTAAAGAAATCTTTCTAGGCATTAAAGCACGCCTGATTAAAATGAAATCTAACGAGCATGACACACATGTGGCTTATATTAGCCATTTACCCCATGTTTTGAGCTATGCGTTAGCCAATAGCGTTTTAAAGCAAAACGACCCAGAGATGATTCTATCTTTAGCGGGTGGGGGCTTTAGGGATATGAGTCGTTTGTCTAAAAGCTCGCCTTTAATGTGGAAGGATATTTTCAAACAAAATAGAGACAATGTCTTAGAAGCGATTCAAAAATGCGAAAAAGAAATCGCACAAGCTAAGGCTTGGATAGAAAAT